In Mytilus edulis chromosome 8, xbMytEdul2.2, whole genome shotgun sequence, the genomic window ttggtcttttgtgaagaattgtctcatcggcaagtatatcacatctttttttgtattttgtattgtatCTTCGTAGGCCATTTGTTATTTGTATGACACATACACGAAACAActctttcaaaattgtttttaagtTTAGAATGAGGAATTATTGTATAAAGTGTAAACAATTCAACTATCTTGATACTATTGAAAAATGACAGATTCTTAGATTGTGTGTACCCTGACAGATATTAGGAATTGTTAAGCATTCAAATCTGATTCACTCCACCTCTAAAATATGTACTTTCACTATAGTTTTATTGGCCGGCTTTGATTGAGAATAACTTTTATGTAAATAATTAATAAAGATGTTTCCTGAATCACTTAGAAGACCCAGCACTATACCGTTGTTTCTAAGGACTATTATGTAGTTTATGTATCCAATTTATCGGAGGAGAAtccaagtctttttttttttattgaaattcaaaAGAAACAAAGAACAGAACTATAATTATCCAGGATTTCTTTTGTGGCTGTAGATGTCAGGTTTAAAGTGAATTTACAATAACTAAagcatttatcaagcagtttatgtcaTGTGGTTTACACAAAGAAAGCTTATTGTATTGGGCTTTTTTTATGTGGGACATCAACATATTTGTCATATAGGTTGCATtattgtaaatattgacaatgcatttttccataggaattccctttacggctaaaactgtaccacttcaACTATGAagtgttgaaaaaaaattatgtcctagaatggaaagttcatatgcactactattttttcaaattaatgtcaaaataaagggctgtgcggcatattttcaacggtTATATGCCacgaacttctaagagtttaaactaacactaaatttCGACTGTAGGGAATACCACAGATTTCGATATAAACACTATTCACATGTATATTAATTGGTAACATTCCCACgatatgtctctatgagatgcaaAATATAGATcagaactgggaaccagtatgtaaaaaaaatacttatcaaTGAATATTCtatttctccccaaaagaggcgtggttagGGAAACCACTGTGCAACCTACAGGTAGAACAGGTATTGTGGAACATTTGTGTCTttaaagattgaaatattttagttATTCATAGACCTATTCATGTGTTAAACCACCAACAGCCTTCATCCACCTTGAAAGAGTGCCTACGTCGTCTTTCTCGCGTTTAACACATTTCTTTGCTTATTTCCGACTAGATCTATCATTTCATGTAAGATATTATTATACGTTAAAACATGGTCCGATACCAGTAAATTGTTGTTGAAGTAATTCctttttttgtaaagtaaaatGGAGATTGCTAATAGCTGAGTCACATAAATCTATTATATGACATGAAGAGTATGAATTTGTTATCTGGAGCTCATgcgttaaaaaagagggacgaaagataccaaagggacagtcaaataaatcgaaaacaaactgacgacgccatggctaaaaaatgaaaaagacaaacaaacaacagcacacatgacataacatagaaaactaaagaataaacaacacgaaacccacaaaaaaactaggagtgatctcaggtgctccggaaagggtaagcagatcctgctccacatgtggcatcgtcgtgttgattatgtgataacaatccagtaaatagtctaattaacTTGCTCAATCTGTGGTGTTTTGTTGTAGTTTTTGTTTGTGTCATGATGTTGCCAGCTTTTATTAAActtatgaattgtgacttggatgaaagagtagcctcattggcaatcatacaacatcttcttatatctataaaccaCTATAAATCAAATAACTATTTCGATAAATATAATCAAAAAAGCGTAGagtagatataagaaaatgtagtaCGAGTACCAGAgtatgtgacaactctccatccaagtcataatttgtaaaagtatccAACTATAGAGAATACGGAATGAAAAGTCATCTCTTTTGTCGAATATTTTCCCAtaagaaattgaaatgtctaaattgCGTGTTTAGAGagctctagtttttttttaaaacaaaaaagatcatcaagataacggtagatcttgttgaatgtatcaaccaaatgtaacaatgacgCTATTAAAGAAGCGCAGTAAGTACCCATAGAGACACTCTTTAGACCAAGTagataaacaaaaatgaattgcaagaatacaaaaatgaccACAGCACAATAGCTCTATTGCGGGATGAATAAGTTCCGTGCCACCCTAATATTCCTAAATCTGTACGCGCATGACCATATGTCACGCACGTACTGAATTACTGAACTAGTCAAATAACCTGTTTACACTTAACTTGAATTAACATCTTTATTATAAATGCATTACGCTTTACGTATAAATtaccattaaaatgtatgtgcgAATATTATATACTTGTAGGTCAATCTGGATATAGATATTTGATTTGGTTAGATGACACTAgcagaaaataattttttttcaaatatcatatCAAACAGTGTAATTATATTCTATACATTAGAAATACTTCTACCAAATCTCATACaagttttgtcattttaatttctattttgatTACTGGTAATAATATTCAAACTAAGTATTAAACAACCTTTGTCATATATTTAACATTCCAAAAAAGTAACACACATACCAGCGGTACGTCTATGTTTACCTTTTTACAGGGATAGACTCCCGTAAACACGATTTGGCTTTGATTCCACAGTCTCTAAGGCGGCACGTGTTCGTtaacataatatttaaaatacagaCATGCAATGCGTTTATTTGTTGACAagagtttgttttaatttattaatatatatatatattacggattacaaatgtgtcgaggtttctgATTGGacaacaacacagagatgtcagtatatattcaggaaactgccggggtatatacgacatttttatccccaattggaaactcaaaaacgtcatcataacaccggttactatgtgacgtagtcataagctatcagactgtcagaggtgcacagagggaaaataatgacgtgcttcagtcaataatacatgtttgatacaaaatcacgcaattaacacttttaatactttaatttgatgttaaaagtgttattataaattattacatacacgataaaattatgttcacagcaaattagaaaatccttcacgtatgccgaacatatcaggttgggtttttcaatatatatgtgttgtcaaggtggcacggtagtatttcctggcccatagggataatgatagcctttttagaattttcaccactttcgaacactgcaaaaaaatctacattcacccttaactgaagtactttcattttactattcagaaatgaatttgaatatgtatcatgaccgtttactttttttgctatttttagaaacctaaggccactagtaattttaggtcttttatggtgcagtgaatacaaaatttaaaaaaaattctcaaaaattcattttcatctgtatgtaaaattatttcatatttttctacacctgattcatccctcagtttgggaaagtatgttcagttgatactgtattttttgtccaatcacactgttcagatacatttacctaagtagggtacacaaaagagcaacctaaattttggaatgcaaatactaccgtgccacctcaacaaatacctgcactggaaaataacattaagtcagaggtaatccgtaatatatgtgtaattcaggtctcagaaagggtatatactgtgacattcccggcttagggcttatatcccctttGCCTTCGGCtgaggggatataaactctaagccgggaatgtcacagtatataccctgtctgagacctgaataacatataatgtaGTAGAGAAAGTTTCTATTTAAGACAAGTGTTGTACGGGGTGTAGTACAACTAAGGGTCTATATGGGTTAAATTGAAAAGTAGATATATAAGCTTAAGGTAAAGAATAAGAATaacaaaatagtgaaaaagtTTGTGTTAAAACTTCAAGAATGTAAATAATTCTAGCACAACACGGCCTAAAcaataagataaataaataaaacaaatacacagAAATGAAGACTACACCAAGGCCTCAGGTAAATCTTCAATTGCTGCAAAATCGATATGAAAATTTGCTTTTATATTGAGATACTGAAACATTCTATTATACACTCtggcatgtatttttttttttttactttaatcatattgtaaatttctttttaatcGTCTAGTGTTATCTTTATTTGCTGAAACACTTTTAATTCAGAAGTTACTTTGATGTACCCTGTTATGCTTGATTTATGgtaaaattggttattttttttgttttaataatcttTTGTCTATTGTATTTTATCAGATATACGACTTGGAGTATATACCAAGAACAAATACATGCTATAACTTGTGTCATATGACCACTGTGTATCTATCATTATCATATACACCGGGAACAAGATATAACTATAGAAGAGAGACGGAATACAAATTAAGGgtaaatctttttttcatttaaattattttcaaagattTCTGGCAGATTAAAACatgaatatatttattatctTATGTTTGCTCCTTGTAAATTGCTGGGTCCTGGAGAATAGATTTCGCACAtcgctgtcaatataatggaattacatcaactgtcatacatgtgagaggttcTAGctttaaaaacaggtttaatccaccattttctacataagataatgcctgtaccaagtttggaatatgacagttgttgtccatttgtttgatgtgtttgagcttttgaatttgccatgtgaATGGAATCTCGAATTAAACTTGGAGTTCAGTGATTGTGTGATGTTACTTTTTTGTGCTGTGtaagctgtttctcaaaccacgcctcttttgtgGAGATATATAATGTTCATAGATGAATAATTTTGTTAACATACTAGTTCCTAGATATGATCTATGTTTTATCTCGAAGAGTCATAACTTGGGAGTGTTACCAGTAAGTATACAAAATGATTATGCATATCGGCTAAATTTATATGTGGACAACCTACGATCAAGGTAGGTGTAGTATACAGATcgaattttagtataagttttaACTCTTAGCTATAAATAAAAGATCGGGGCATATACACGTTGAGAATATGCCGCAAATCCctgtattttgacctttgaaaaaacgGAAGGGCACATGAACATTCCATTTTAGGAAATAGttgttttcaaaacttcatagtaaaagtggtaaaAATTGAGCCGTAAAATGAGTTTCTATGGGAAACTTCATTTtcgatatttacagaaatgcaaacTATAGAATATCCGTATCACAGATGATAGCTGATATATTTCTCAAATCACCTCTACAATTTTGTCCCGTTTTCACTACAGTAATCTACCGAATGATACTTGTTACCGGGTTTGCACAATAaacatgagcaatacgacgggtgcaaCACGTGTAGTTGTATCTGCTTCACTTTCCTGAACACCCGAGATCACTCCTAATTGTCGGTGTGATTTGTGTTGCTTAGACTTTAGTTGTGTATGTtctgttttgtgtacttttgtatgtcttttggatttttttccagttttagccatggtattgtctgtttattttcgacatatgaATTTAAGCGATACGGAATTGGTAAGAAAGGTGGTGTTTTAAAAAACtgtaacaacaaaattatgtGGAAAAACTACTTAAATCGACTCAATAACCATTACAATCACCATCATGAATTAGTTGACTGATGCGATTAGGTTTATCAAATCGCACTAGCGACATTTTCCTAGTTAAATCACATAAATGTACACACCGGAAAAGTCGTCTTATCTTTTATAATACCGATTGTATCATATTCCCAATTGTAACATTTAACTCATAGTACATTCGAATTCGTCTAATCTCCCAAAACCATATTGAATAATGCACATACCCCTCCGCCTTTAATTGACAGCTTTCCATTTCTGCTTTTCCGCCTATCTGATTTAGCCATAAGCTTTTCCTGTGATAGTGGAATGTAACGTAAACTTTCATATTGACGACTtaataatgaattattttatatggAAAATGAGTTGAAACGTATATAATATACAATTGCTATTATGCGCTTCTTTTCGTACTTGATTTGATTATAATTAcattatatgtatgtttcattattatacgtttatctgattggctacactgcaatctcgcgttattccttaagcagcttcattatacaataaaatttatcattcataatgacacgaggtcccacaataaagtgcacaggtaaattagataaaaacttgattgaaatcgtgttttcatgatcctagccaaaaaaaataattttaagtattgaatgcttctttttgtaacttcatagggttgtaagagcgttgaccgtgtgcacatctttagaatgaagcgcttctgcgcttcatacaaaatgtacttcggtcaacgcttttacatcccaatgaagtaacaaaaagaagcattcaattcttaagtgaAGTAGATTTACTTAAACATTTGATATGTTATGCCTGTGTCAACCATTCTATGTACATAATATCCACATAAAGAATTATTCCTAGatataaaaatcaacatttacttataattttgcaattTATATATTCTATTTAAATCATGTTGTAAATCATTCATAATTATATGATTATTTGTTCAGTGTActtgaaaaatctgaaaaatcCTGCGCAAAGATTTCCTGTGTGAAGAAGGAAGTTAATAGTTTGAAAAACTATATACCATACCAACACTAAGAAGATGtcttgttttattgtcatttgtcTGGCAGTTTTCACAGTCATTATGCATATAACAGGTAAATTGGTGtgcatgaaaattatatattgtgAACAAAACTACAGCTTTTGGTGACGTATCTAAAAGACACTGAACACTGTTGAACTACATTCTCAACTCATAACTAAATTTGATTGCTTCTGTCAAAAGCGATCGTTTTAATGCATTAATATCCATATGTTTTGGTTTTTCTCGTCGATATTTTGCGCGATTTGATGATTAAGTAGACAGTGTTAATTTTGATAGTTTATGCTTTTCGCGTAACGGGGTTTAATAAACGTGTAAAAATTACTGTATTGTTTTGTTGaagatgaaaataatatttctctaatttttgtgctattttcacatttcctgaccggtgcgagaaaaatatttctactcactagtgaaaaatctgttctcggcaaatggtTGGTTGAGTTTTAATTGTGACgttgaattttcttgtttttcttctgaattttcttattgtgacgtcatgaaaaaaggtgaccatgcctgaagacgtcacatcaaaagttaacatctttcctcaaatctttgaaaagaaaggataaaaatcattagagaaacagattcaacCACTATAACTCgggtattacgatatttctccactgtcaatagttaaattttaattattaaaagcTAACACACTAGATTAACGGACAAATAAATACTAATACGTGAACTGCAAAATAACATACGCATAATTCGGAGCTTAAAAAATGTGTATCACTTAATGGATTTAAAAATATCCTTCTAATTTTATAAGCTAAAAAAATCGTAAGAAAAATACATACCCTAAAAAGACAAGTTGAATGGCACCGATATTAATATACATCTAAAGATTTACATAGTATTCTAAACAGTAAATAAAATGCTTTACAATATGTCGAGCACTAAAGCATACTAAAAACAAATCCCAAATCTATTACAGAGAATGTAAATGCAGCAATTCATCTTACAGCAACTCCTTATCTGCAGACATTTGTGTCACATGATTCGTACGATGGAACAACATATTATCCAGAAGGGTAAGTTGATCTAATAATCAGATAACGCATCTTGATAAGTGTTAATTGATATATCTTTCAGAAAGGTATATCTCGACATTTTTCGTTCAATCAAGCAATCACGACAACCGCGTTATAGTTTCTTTAGAATGAACAACCGTTATCACTAAACATCGTTAAATCTTGGTTTCATGCAATAATAACTGATCCCCTTTAATGATTATAGTCAATCATTATCGGAACAATGTATCAAAATGACAAAACTTGTTTTATAGATATTGACTCTTGTTGAAATTGAATCATTAACAGCTTTACCTTGAGGGTAACACCAGTTCATGTCCAGTAGTCAGAATTGTTCCGTTAATATTTCATATCAATAATGGTTATTTTGTGGATAAAATTACTGTTTATACATGCTGATGATTCACTTTGATGGGacgttgtctcattgacactcataccgaatcttcttatatctatgaattATTCGATACACTTTTTAAGAATTCTTGGTTTGTTTATGCTCTGCATCTTcgtatttgttttattgtcttcTGTATAAATTACTCTATgtatcaaagagggacgaaagataccaaagggacaatcaaactcataaatcgaaaacaaactgacaacgccatggctaaaaatgaaaaagacaaactaaaaacagcacacatgacacaacattgaaaactaaagaataaacaacacgaaccccccaaaaaactaggggtgatctcaggtgctccggaagagtaagcagatcctgctccacatgtggcacccgtcgtgttgcttatgtgagaacaaatccggtaaatagtctaattcggtaggtcacattcatgaaagggaaggggatattgcattttatttttcacttttctGAACCTTTCTTAATTGGCTTAAGAGAATAAAGGTAATATCTATCATTCTATTTTGCTTTTAAACTGTTTTGAAACGACGGCCACTGCTGAATCTAATATAGACAAAACTCACGTTTTGAAAACCATGTCATAATCCATGTAAATTTTGTTTCATCTCAAGGAATATCACATTTGTCGGATTGAAAGCATAATATCTTAAGTTTTTGTTGTAGGTCAGGTGATAATATCCTAGATTTTGATAATCTGGAATGTCTGAAGATCTCAACTAGAATGGCGTACGCCGATAAAAAATCCAGAAAAGGCCGTCATGTACATGAGAAAATTTGAGCTAAATTTGAATGAGGGTTTTTGTTTTCCAATATCAATGGTAGCTAGTAGTTGATATTTCGTATTTCAGAGTCAAAAGTATATCTATGTTTTTATTTCGTTTCAGAAATTATTCTCGCGACTGGTTGATTACAGGACAAATTCCTAATTACACAATCACAATAGAATTTACAGCATGTGTCTTGGAGACGGCTAAACAAATTTGTTTATTTGACAACGTTTATATTTTTGATGGTATGTCTTAGTTTTATTGTGCCTACTatccattggtttttttttcaattcattttttttataagtaataaAATCTAACAAAATGATTGTTTTATGTCCTACATATCCTCtttctatcaaaaaaatcatCATAGGTACAAAgattaaaatttgatattgacgccagacgcgtgtttcgtctacgatagactcatcactgacgctcgaataaaaacatgttttgtgaaataaaataaagatatagaATTAAAGAATGACACTATAAGTCAGAAAACCAGTAGTGCCTCCCAATTTGACTTCCGGTAACCTGTTAGTCAAAAACACTGTAAACAAGACGGCATCTGATGCAGACGATCATATGTCAATGTTTTAAGTTATGCAAACTTCTCAAATAAAGGGAAGATGATATAACAGTGTAATATATTTTGTTCAATGACTCTCAAATGTGACGGTCATTAGGACGTGACGTCATATATCGGTTGACGTCATTGTTGGGCATACGACGTAACATACATCGAGCTGTCATATTTTCCGGAACACGAAATACGACCCAGAAAAACTACTGCTAGCAAGATGGTTAATGAAGTATGTGAAACAATAGAAAATTATCAATCTGAtatgtaacaaacaaaaaatgcaaaaaaatcaaCAGTGGAAAAATGTTCAAAGTTCCTCACACATTCATtggaaaaattatataaatttattactcttagaaataatatttgctgtttaaaaaacttttatCGCCTGTTTCATCACAGATTGCAATCGAATCAACTCTGCTTGAATATTTCTAGTCATCCTCGTATAATTCAGTCTCTCCACTTACCTCCCCGTGATAAGTTCCAAATCCTATACAAGAGCCTGCATATTGTCACATTTATATTCAACATGTTGTGTGAGGAGAACTGTAGACTTTCTTGTAAAAatgtttcttcttttattttacagGTTCAAATGTAAGCGCAACTCTAATTAAACAGACTTGCTGTGGATTATTTGATGACACGGTCCCATTTAAAGTAAATAGCACAAACAGTTATATGTATATACTTTTTCAAACCGAC contains:
- the LOC139486968 gene encoding scavenger receptor cysteine-rich domain-containing protein DMBT1-like, encoding MSCFIVICLAVFTVIMHITENVNAAIHLTATPYLQTFVSHDSYDGTTYYPEGNYSRDWLITGQIPNYTITIEFTACVLETAKQICLFDNVYIFDGSNVSATLIKQTCCGLFDDTVPFKVNSTNSYMYILFQTDETFSSEGFQISYILHGAPTTTARVNTNKLIPERTPMTTARIITNTNSDPVDSKLTVYIAVGCAVTAMIIICVVCYIIWKKFSNNESKVRDNYTNKHNS